TTTCTTCTAGTTCTAGTTCTATCACCTTAATTCCACAATCCTTTAGTTTTTTATTTACTTTAGTATTTGATTTGAGGGATATTACTCTTCTATTTCCCAATGCCTGTAGATTGCAATGATGCTCAAAAACACCTTCTTGAGGTATATCAATCAATTCAAACTCTTTTTCTTCTAATATACGAAGGAAATGATCTGGTAGAGCTGACTTACATGCTACTGCTATTTTCTCATCTACAATATTAAAGCACATATCTAAATGAAGATTTTCTTCTGCACATTTTATAGGGATTATATTATATCCAAATTTACCGATTTGATCTCTTATTTCTCCTATAGCAGTTTCATCTGTTCTGGCAATAACACCTATTGCTAAAGTATTATCATCTAAAAACCAAAAGTCTCCACCTTCAAAATAACCTTTACTCACCTTTGCAACACAAGGTACTCCCAATTCTTTCATTTTCTTTTTATATGCTTCTGTTTCACCATATCTAATTGGTTTTTTAAAATTTCCTAAAATATATCCTTCTCTTATGCAGGCACCAAAATCCCTTGCAAACACTTCATTTGTAAGATTCTCTTCCGGCTCCATTAAAACTACTTCAACACCATTTTCTTCATAGGCCTTTATTAAATCTTTATGTTCTTTAATACACTTTTCTATATTTAGACCATTATTTTCTTTAATCCACTTCTCAGCTATAACATTAATAGGCTGAAGTTTCATATAATCAGGTGAACAAAGTAGTACTTTCTTTAATATACCAGTTGAGTTTTTTACAAAAAATTTATTCATATAATATCTCCCAATTTCATATAATATATTTCTTAAAGTTTAAAAAATTTAAGTGTATTTAATAGTTTCATGACTAAAAAATAAATTCATAATAATATATGAACTTCTGAAATAAATTATATAACAAATAAAAAGTAAAGTAATTTTTTATACTTTATTTACTCTCAATAACTGCCAAAGCAACAGCCCCCATTACTCCTGCATCATCTGTTCCAAGTGCTGCAGTAATAATCTTACAGGATTCTGCCATGGCTTTAAAACATATTGTATTTACTACTTCTTTTATCTTGTTAAATACAATGTCTCCGCCCTTTGAAACTCCTCCTCCTATGATAACCATCTCAGGATCAAATATCGCTATCATATTGGCAACACATATTCCCAAATAGTTAAGGCTTGTATCTAAAATTCTAGAAGCCACTGCATCTCCTTGTTTAGCTGCTTGAAACACTTCAGCAGTTTTCATTTGCAATAGCTTGAATACTGCTGGCCGTTGTATTTCCATGAGCTATAATTAACCCTTGAAGTTCTATATTTTCCTCAATATACTCTTGAAAAAATATAGTATTCATAATATCCAAACATCTAGATAACCCAGTTACAATTGTTCCCAATTCTTCTCTAAGCTTTATAACTATGAATAAGCTCTCGGAGATACACCTTTTAAAAAATTTATTACTCTTTTAAAATCCAGTTTAATTATCATATCATCCTGTAGTATCAGCACTAAACATAACATTAATTCCATAGATTCTCCAGTACAGTGAATACCATAACGTTTTATAATTTTCACAAATTTTTGCATATAGCTTTCTCTCACAAATATATTTTCATCTAAAAATAAGAGGAAATTAAATCATTATCTATGATTCTCATCCCCTTAGAGTGATTTTTCCCGTTAATCTGTTCATTGAATGTTTGTAGTAATAAATTTCTATCCATTGTATCACCTTAGTAATTTATTTGCTGATTCTATCGGCTATGCAAGAAGCTGCATAGGAATAGGGCTTAATCTGATATTTATATCTCGTTCCTGTAATCCACCCAGTAATCTCGCTGATCAATTCAAATGTTTTACCATTTTTATTAGTTCCAATATCCACATGAATTTCTATATCTTCCTTTATATTAGCTTTCTCAAAGCTTTTAGAAAGTTTTGAAGCAAGCTCTATAAGTGCAGTTTCATAATATATCTTTTGTCTAACATTAGTTATCTTAGGAACATACTTTATTTCATAAAAGAAAATACCACCTCTGCCAATTCTATGAACTGCTACAACTACCACTACTTTAGTCAAACTTCTATTCTGAGAATCTATTCCAACAGTGATTTTGTATTTATAATTCTTGTCGCTTAATATGAAACCTTTTATGCAATTTACCATTTCATTAACAGAAACATTACCAAAGGTCTTGCCATACATTACTGTAAACCTCCTAAAAATATTTTTTAGAAATTTCTCCATATTAATTTTTGCAACAAATTATTAAATAATCTTTTAATAAATATACTATGAATTATTGGTATATTTGTTTCATTCACTTATAACTAGATACTCTAAGCATATTCAAATAAATAACTATCGGTATCTTTTACTTACTATTTGTTTTCATACGCCTTATTTTTATTTTTTATCTATAATATTTATTATACTTTTTTAAATATTTACTGCCTATAGTCTAAATTATACCATTAATTTGCTCAATACTAGTAAAACTTAACTTAAAAAGGAGCTATCTCAAAATAAATATTTGTTAAATTTGAGAACGGCCTCATTTAATCATTGAAGCAAGTTCTTAATTCAGGTGGGGATTCTTTTACCCCATCTGAATTTTAGAACTGCAAATACATGGCTTACTTGGCGTTGAACTCCCACTTGAAGAAAAGCAGAGAACCAAAATCTTTTTTTGATTTTGTGTGAATCGCTTTCGCTGTGTGCGTGGGAGACTTACACCAAGTTAGTCAGGTTAAAAATCAGCTTTTTACATATCCTTAATAATAGAATATGTAAAAAGCTGTGTAACAATGCATATATACATTGTTACACAGCCCCTATAATACTATTTTACAGTCTTTCTATACTCCATGGGTGCACAACCCTTTAAATCTTTAAATACCCGATTAAAGCTTTTAACACTATTAAAACCTGATTTATATGCCACCTCTATAATAGAGTCCTCTTTATCCATTAGATACCATTCAGCCTTGGTTATTCTAAAATTATTGAGATAATCTAAAAAAGTCATACCAGCATTCTCCTTGAAGAATCTTGTAAAATAATATTTACTGAAACCCGCTACTTTTGCAATTTGATTCAGATCAATATGTTTTTCATAATTTTTCTCCACATACTGAAATACCCTGTCAAGTTTTTGTAATTTTTCTCTTTGTCTGCTCTTCTCTTCTAAAGAATACTCAATTTTAGGCATGTATCTAAGTAATATACCTGCCAAATCATATAAACGTGCCTTTAAGATAAGCTTATATCCCTCTTTAGCTTCACTGTTTTCATGAATAAGTTCCTTTATTTGCTTTTCCATTAGCCCATGAATTTCACTTTCCTTTGTAAAGTACTGAGATTTAATAAACATTAATTTTATAGCCCTAGTATCCTTTGTTCTAGA
This genomic window from Clostridium pasteurianum DSM 525 = ATCC 6013 contains:
- a CDS encoding dimethylarginine dimethylaminohydrolase family protein is translated as MNKFFVKNSTGILKKVLLCSPDYMKLQPINVIAEKWIKENNGLNIEKCIKEHKDLIKAYEENGVEVVLMEPEENLTNEVFARDFGACIREGYILGNFKKPIRYGETEAYKKKMKELGVPCVAKVSKGYFEGGDFWFLDDNTLAIGVIARTDETAIGEIRDQIGKFGYNIIPIKCAEENLHLDMCFNIVDEKIAVACKSALPDHFLRILEEKEFELIDIPQEGVFEHHCNLQALGNRRVISLKSNTKVNKKLKDCGIKVIELELEEILKSGGGPHCMTFPLKRI
- a CDS encoding AraC family transcriptional regulator, yielding MQGSLEKTVLEPDFPFRLFFNDGYMSTPHHWHEDIEIIYIVEGSIKVGVGSHIYKLKVGDILIIGSGEVHYFFKQMEFSKRAVIQFRMSIYDNFLSRTKDTRAIKLMFIKSQYFTKESEIHGLMEKQIKELIHENSEAKEGYKLILKARLYDLAGILLRYMPKIEYSLEEKSRQREKLQKLDRVFQYVEKNYEKHIDLNQIAKVAGFSKYYFTRFFKENAGMTFLDYLNNFRITKAEWYLMDKEDSIIEVAYKSGFNSVKSFNRVFKDLKGCAPMEYRKTVK
- a CDS encoding ribonuclease H-like YkuK family protein, which gives rise to MYGKTFGNVSVNEMVNCIKGFILSDKNYKYKITVGIDSQNRSLTKVVVVVAVHRIGRGGIFFYEIKYVPKITNVRQKIYYETALIELASKLSKSFEKANIKEDIEIHVDIGTNKNGKTFELISEITGWITGTRYKYQIKPYSYAASCIADRISK
- a CDS encoding ROK family protein; its protein translation is MEIQRPAVFKLLQMKTAEVFQAAKQGDAVASRILDTSLNYLGICVANMIAIFDPEMVIIGGGVSKGGDIVFNKIKEVVNTICFKAMAESCKIITAALGTDDAGVMGAVALAVIESK